The window TACAAATTCTGTATTTGTTGTATTTCCATTTAGAACTCCATCAATAAAAACATCATAACTAGCTACACCAGAATCATCAGTAGAAGCAGACCAACTAGCTTTAAAGCTTGTTCCAGTTTCATTAGATATAGTAACAGCTGTTGGAACAGTTGGTGGTGTTGAGTCTGACAATGTAGTTCCGTTTACTGCAGTAGTTTGGTCAGATTTATTGTTAGCGATATCTTTTGCTAATACACTAACGGCATACGTTGTATTTGGAGTTAAACCTGTAATTGTAAATGTTGTATTTGCAGTTTCATCGTTTAAAGTCCCGTCTACATAAATCTCATATTTTGTTACCGCTTCATTATCTGTAGAAGCTGTCCATGTAGCATCTATACTTGTTGTTGTAATATTACTTAAAGCTAAATCTGTTGGTACAGTTGGCGCTTCGGTATCTGTAGAAGTATAAATTCCCCAAGAATCTATTGCAGCATCTCCACCCCAAATTCTTGTAGCTAAATAAGCATTGTCAATAAATGGGTTTCTATTTCCTTGTGCATACGTGTTACTTGTATTTTCATGATAAGTATTTCTCTGTCTTTCAAAATCAGATACAGGATCTTCTACATTCCATTCTAAGAATAAATCTATCATATTATCTGGAGTAGAAGCAGCGCTACCAACACCAATATTAGTTGGTAAACATCTATCTCCGTATCTAATGTACATATACATCATAATTCTTGCAACATCACCTTTCCATTCATCACCAGGATACCAGCCACCAGAAACACTACCTGCATTACCAGAACCATCTGCAAATTTTAAACTACCTCTGTTAGAATTCATTCTTACATCAGAAGGACGTAGATGTTGACCATCTGCACCAGGACCAGAAGTACCTAAATTTGGCGTTCCTTTAGATTTAGCGTAAACGTGTTCTCTGTTCCAATCTGTACCTTGAGTACCACCATTTAAACTTTTGCTTCTTGTTTTATCAGTTACGTAATTTCCATCACTATCACTATATCCATAAATAAGTAAAACATTATTAGCATTTGCAGGATCTTCATCTGTTGCTTTTAATGCATTCCAAAGTTCTCCATAAGATAAAGTGTTGGTATGTGTATTTGTAACTTTAATAGCTAATTTTTCTTTTAACGTAATACCTTCAGCAGTTAAATCAACATCACTATAATATGCTTCTTGAGCGTTTATTGTTATTGTTAAAAAGAAGATTAGTAAGAGGCTTAATTTTTTCATGTTCTTTTAGTTTTTAATTAATTTCTTTGTGATAAATCTTTTCTCTGAATTTATTTTTAATAGATAAACCCCTTTACTAAGGTTAGAAACATCAATTTTATTATTACTTAATGTAACTTCTTGTGTTGAAATTAATTTACCTAATGTAGAGTAAACTTGTATTGTTGCGTCTTCTGTTACACTAAAGTAAACTGTGTCTCCGTTTGTTGGGTTTGGAAACATTTTGAAAGATTCAAAAGTATTATCTTCTGTACTTAAGGTTGAAGTATGGCTTCCAATACCATCTAGCGTATTTTTAGGAAAACTATCCCATTCTGATTCTGTATAGGTTGTATTTGGGCTAGAAATATCTCCTTTTCTTCTTAAGGTTACGTCTTTTGCAAAATAAGCATCATCGCCAAAAACACCAATAATATCAATTAACACATCATTTTTGAATAAGGCAACAGCATCATTTCCGTTAAAATTTACGGGTTGTCCAAAATTAGTATCGTTATTATTTGGTTGTACCAAATCTACTTGTCCAAGAGGATTTGAAGCTGAGTTTGGTTGTAATTCAGGATCTGAATTATCTCCATTACCAATTACAAAAACATCATTAGGAACTATGCTTTGAACAGTTCCACTATTTAAAGCTAATGGAGTAGTCCAAACACCAGCACCATTTCTTTCTAACTTAACAACATAGCCAGCAAGATCTACGGTTGCGCCTGTTAAATTAACTATTTCTAATGCTTTTCTTGTTCCTGGCTCACCTTCTAAATATTCAGAAAAGAATAATTCTGTAGCAGTTCCAGAGCCACCAGCTGTTGTAGTTACATTAACTGTATTTGATTGTGCAGATGGATTACCTGAAGTATCTTTAGCAATTACATACGCTGTATAACTAGTTGTTGGTGATAAATTAATAATAGTATATGTTAATGTGGTAACATTACTATTTAAAACTCCGTCTAAATAAACGTCATAACTCTCTACTTCATTATCATCTGTAGCAGCATCCCAAGTTAATACAAAAGAACTATCTGAAATTGTACTTGCAGTAGCGTTTGTTGGTGCTGTAGGAGCAGTAGTGTCTGGTAACGTTGTTCCGTTAACAGGAGCACTTTCATTAGAAAAATTATTTATTAAATCTTTTGCTAAAACCGTAATGCTATAGGTTGTATTAGGGTTTAAATCTACCAATGTTGTACTAGTATTTGCGGTAGTTTGTGCCGTTAAAGTACCATCTACATATATATTATAGCCAGTTACCGCTTCGTTGTCTGTAGAAGCATCCCAAGTAACGTCTAAAGAAGTGAAGTTTTCGTTACTTACTGTTACATTTGTTGGTACAGTTGGTGCTTGTGTATCTGTAGGTGCGTATAAATTCCAAAGATCTTCTGCAGAATCTCCACCCCAAATACGAGTTGCTAAATATGGATTGTCTATAAAAGGATTTCTATTTCCTTGTGCGTAGGTATTATTTGTAGTGTCTTCGTGATATGTGTTTCTTGTTTTTTCAAGATCAGAAACAGGATCTTCTACATTCCATTGTAAGAATAAATCAATCATATCATCTTGTGTAAATTGATTGTCTCCAACTCCAACAGCTGTAGGTAAACATTGCTCACCATAACGAAGGTACATGTACATTATCATTCTTGCTACATCACCTTTCCATTCATCTCCAGGATACCAACCAGCAGTATTAGGACCATCAGGACCATTATAAGTTGCTGAAGAACGACTAGAATTACCTGAACCTAAAGCAAATTTATAATTGTTTCTTTCAGAGTTGCGAGTTCTATCAGCAGGCCTTAAGTTATGAGCGTCTGAACCTGGACCTTGACTATTACCTTGTCCTATTAAAACTGGATTTGCTAAAGATTTAGAAAATACATGTTCTCTGTTCCAAACAAAATTATTACAACTAGTACCACAATCTTGTAATGTATTGTCTCTTTCTCTGTCATTGGTAATGTCAGAATCAGAACCATCTTCCCAACCGTATATTAAAACTACTTCGGAAGTATTTGCTGGATTAGCATCTGTTATTTTAGATGCTTCCCAAACACCAGGAGTATAGTTTAACATATTTGTATGTGTAGCTGTAATCTTTGTAGCTAAGGCATCTTTTAAATCAGTACCTGCTAATGTTAAATCTACATCACTATAGTATGCTTCTTGTGCAAAGCTTAATGAAATTGATGTAATAAATAAAAGTGAAAGTAATTTTTTAACCATAATTTTTAATTTTGTTTTCTTTCTAAAAGTGCCATATAAAATCCGTCGTAGCCAGAAGTGTGTGCTAACACTTTTTTGTCTGCAACAAATGTAAAGTTTTTTCCGAACTCTGTTGTTAAGAAATTATCAACTTGTAATTGATTCTCAGAAGGTAAGACGGAACAAGTAGCATAGACTAATTTTCCACCTGGTTTAACCATTTTAGAGTATTGTTGTAATATTTCTTGTTGCGTTTTACGAATATTGTCTAAAAACTCTGGTTGTAATTTCCATTTACTGTCTGGGTTTCTTCTAAGAACACCTAAACCAGAACAAGGAGCATCAATTAATACTCTGTCTGCTTTGTCGTGTAGTTTCTTAATTACCTTAGTAGAGTCTATTACTTTTAAATCTATATTATGGGCACCATTTCTACGTGCTCTAACTTTTAATTTTTTCAATTTACTTTCGTAAATATCCATGGCAATAATTTGCCCTTTATTTTCCATTAAAGAAGCTAAGTGTAATGTTTTACCACCAGCACCAGCACAAGTATCAACAACTTTCATACCTGGTTTAACTTCTAAGTAGTCTGCAACTAATTGAGAAGAAGCGTCTTGTACTTCAAAAAAACCTTTTTTAAATACTTCAGTTCTAAAAACATTTGCACGTTCAACTAATTTTAAAGCATCATCATGGTTTTTTACAAATTCAGTTTCTATACCTTCTTTAGCAAGTTCTTTTTGTAAGTTTTCTCTTGTTGTCTTTAAAGTATTTGTACGTAAAATTACTTCTGCTTGTAGGTTAAGCGCAGCAATTTCTTTAGTCCAAATTTTCTCTCCTAACTCTTCTAAACCAATATTATCTATCCAATCTGGAATAGATTCTCTAAACTTTCTAATTTTAGAAAGCTCATCAAACTTACCTTTTATTCTTCTATTTGGAGTTGGTTCAATTTGATTCCAATCTGGAAGTTTAATTCCCTTTAAAACACACCAAACCGAGAACAGTCTCCATAAATTAGGTCTGTCAAAAGGTTCTTTAACTTCTGCAATTTCAGCATATAAACGTTTCCAACGTACTATTTCGTAAATTGTTTCTGCTACAAATTTTCTATCTCTAGAACCCCAACGTTTGTCGCGTTTTAAAGCTTTTTCAACAGCTTTACCAGCATAAGCTCCTTCATTAAAAATGTCTCGTAAACTGTCTATTACAGCATACGTTAAGTTTCTATGTAATCTCATTAATTGATTTTAAGCCACAAAGATACGTTAATTTAAGCTTTTTTTGAGTCTCTTTTTTCTTTTCCATTACTGAAAAGAAACAAAAATCTAGCTGTATTTAGTACAAGAATTCTGTATTTTCGTTTTTAGAAAATTTAAAAGTGAATCTTAACCAACCCATAACATATTTAAAAGGAGTAAGTATTGCCAGAGCAGAATTGCTTTATAGTGAGCTTGGTGTTAAAAACTGTAAAGATTTATTGCATCTTTTTCCGTTTAGATATATTGATAAAACACAGTTTTACAAGATAAACTCTTTGCAGCAAAACACTGCGGAAGTTCAAATAGTTGGTAAGATTACAGGATTAAAAACGGTTGAACAGAAACGAGGAAGTAGATTAGTAGCAACTTTTAGAGATGAAACTGGTGCTATAGAGTTGGTTTGGTTTCGTGGACAAAAATGGTTAAAAGATTCTTTAAAAATAAATCAGCCGTATGTAATTTATGGAAAACTGAATTTTTACGGAGGAAAATTTTCCATGCCGCATCCAGAAATGGAATTGCTGAAAGATTATAAAAGTAAAATCCAATCTTCCATGCAACCTGTGTATCCTTCAACCGAAAAATTAGCAAATAAAAACGTTTCCAATAAGGTTGTTAGAAGCTATATTGAAGATTTACTGTCTAAAATAGGCTATTCAATTGAAGAGAGTTTACCTAGTTATATATTACAAGAACATAATTTATTAGGTAAAAGAGAATCACTTATTAACATTCATTTTCCTAAGAATCAAGAATTATTAGCAAAAGCTCAATTTAGATTAAAGTTTGAAGAATTATTTTTTATTCAGATGCAATTATTGCGTAAAAAACTCATCAGAAAAAGTAAAATAAAAGGATTTGTTTTTGAAAAAGTAGGAGAGCAATTCAATAATTTTTACACTAATTATTTACCTTTTGAGTTAACAAATGCACAAAAACGTGTGTTAAAAGAGATTCGGAAAGATGTAGCTTCCAATGCTCACATGAATCGTTTATTACAAGGAGATGTTGGTTCAGGAAAAACTATTGTAGCCTTGTTGGCAATGTTGTTAGCAATAGACAATGGTTTCCAAGCAACTATAATGGCGCCAACAGAAATTTTGGCAACGCAACATTATCATGCAGTTACAGAATTGTTACAAGAAATGAATATTTCTGTAGAATTACTTACAGGATCTGTAAAAACCAAAAAGCGAAGGGAAATACATGCAGCGCTGGAAAGTGGTGAATTAAATATTTTAATAGGAACCCATGCTTTGTTAGAAGACAAAGTGAAATTCAAAAATTTAGGAATTGCAATTATTGATGAACAACACAGATTTGGTGTAGAGCAACGTTCTAAATTATGGAGAAAAGGCGGCCCATCCCTAACCCTTCCCGAAGGGAAGGGAACCGAAGTACGGAATCGTTATGAAACCGCTCGTCCATCAGTATATAAATTGATGAAAGAGCTTCAAAAAGAAAGAAAGCAAAAAACAACAGAAGCAGAACGTGTTTTATGGGAAAGTTTAAAAACAAAAAAACTTGATTTTAAATTTAGAAGACAACATATTGTAGACGAGTTTATAGTTGATTTTATTTGTATTTCTAAAGGTTTAATAGTTGAAGTTGATGGGAAGTATCACAACACAAAAGAGCAGCAAGAATCAGATGATTTAAGAACAGAAATTTTACAAGAATTAGGGTTTAAAGTAATTAGGTTTAAGAACGAAGAGGTAATTGGTAATATAGAACAAGTAATTAATATTATTTCTGAAGAGTTAAAAGAACATACTAGTGAGAATTCCCTCCCTTCGGGAGGGTTAGGGTGGGCTTTACCACCACATATTTTGGTAATGACCGCAACTCCAATTCCACGTACGTTGGCAATGTCGGTTTATGGAGATTTAGATATTTCTGTTATAGATGAATTGCCTCCAGGACGAAAAGAAGTAAAAACTGTACATCGATATGATAAAAATAGACTTGCCGTTTTTAAGTTTTTAAAAGATGAAATTGAAAAAGGCAGACAAGTATATGTTGTGTATCCGTTAATTCAAGAATCGGAAGCCATGGATTATAAAGACTTAATGGATGGTTATGAGAGTATTTCTAGAGAATTTCCGCTGCCAAAATACCAAATAAGTATTGTGCATGGTAAAATGAAACCTGCCGATAAGGAATACGAAATGCAGCGCTTTGTAAAAGGCGAAACTCAAATTATGGTTGCCACAACTGTAATAGAAGTTGGTGTTAATGTACCCAATGCAAGTGTTATGATTATTGAAAGCGCAGAACGTTTTGGACTTTCTCAATTGCATCAATTACGTGGTAGAGTTGGGAGAGGAGCGGAACAAAGTTATTGTATTCTTTTATCTAGTTTTAAGTTATCTGCCGATGCAAAAACACGTTTAAAAACTATGGTTGATACTTCTGATGGATTTAAAATTGCCGAAGTAGATTTAAAATTACGTGGTCCAGGAAACTTAATGGGAAAACAGCAAAGTGGTGTTTTAAATCTTAAAATTGCCGATGTTGTTAGAGATACACCAATTCTTTTTAAAGCAAGACAAACTGCAATTGGAGTTTTGCAAAATGATGCTAATTTATCGAAACCAGAAAATACTGTTTTACAAAAAACGTTTGCTCAAATTCAAAGAAAAACTGGTTTTTGGTCTGAGATTAGTTAAGTTTTTTTAAATTGTTTCGCTAACGTGTTTCTTTAGTTTGTATTAAATATCTTTATATAGGAAAGGAGGAGAACTATAACGTGTTTTAGAATTGCAGTTCCCTTACACGTACGAGTCCTCAGTTCCTATAAAGTTGCAAAGAACCATTTGGAATACCAGGATTATAAAAACCCGATAAAGGAAGTAGTTTTTGCAACATATTTAATCATTCTAATTGTAAAAATATGAAAAATTACAGAGAAGTAGTAGGAATAGATGTATCAAAAAAGACGATTGATGCCTATTGTTATCATGCTCAAGTTCACCAAGAGTTTAAGAACGATATAGCTGGTTACAAAAGTCTCTTAAAATGGGTTTTAAAACAGACAAAAGAAAGTGCTGTTTTTTATTGTTTTGAGAACACAGGTTATTATTCATTAAAGTTGGCACTTTATTTCCATAGTAAGAAAGTTGTTTATGTTGAGGAGAGTCCGTTAAAAATTAAGCGTTCTTCTGGGATTGTAAAAGAGAAAACAGATAAGCTAGATGCTCAAGTAATAGCAAAGTATGGTTGGTTTTACAGAGAAGAGTTAATGCCGAGTACAGTAAAAAGCAGTTCTCATTTAGAACTTGGTAGACTGTTAGCTTTAAGAGATCAATTAGTTCGAAATAATGCAGGTTTAAAAGGCACTTTAAAAGAGATGAAAGTACTTTTAACAAGTTCTACAACAGATTTAGGTTGTATCAGTTTAAAGCGTAGTATTGACTATTTGTCTAAACAAGTAAAATCTATAGAAATTAGAATTGAAGAAATCATTTTTGATGATGTTTCTATGAGTAAAAATTACGAATTACTAAAAAGTATGAAAGGAATTGGTTTGGTCGTTGCTTGCCAATTAATTTATCATACAGGTAACTTTACCCGTTTTAAAAGTTGGCGTGCTTTTTCCAGTTATTGTGGAACTGCACCTTTTGAGCATCGTTCTGGCACCAGCATTCACAGGCGAAAACAATGTCATTATTTAGGAGACAGAAAGATGAAAAGTTTATTGAGTATGGCAAGTGTTTCTGCAATACAACATGATAGTGAGTTAAAGTTGTATTATCAAAAAAAGTTGGCAGAAGGAAAAGATAAAATGTTGGCGATAAATAATGTGAGAAACAAACTAATAGCAAGAGCATTTGCAGTTGTTAAAAGAGGAACACCATATGTTGTTCTTCAAAATTATGCTGCTTAAAATAAAAACTAAATTTTATTAGGATTTGATCTTGGAATACGTGTATGATCTCGTTGCGTGTTTCAGCAACTAATTTAGCAAATAAAAACCGAATAGAAAGTCCGCAAGGACTTTCGTAAGTAAGCTATAACTAGCAATGAATTATACACGGTGTTGCCATTTCGTTGTTTTTCAAATGTTTTTTCAGACTTTCTATAATTACTAAATTTACTTTAAACATTAAAAAAAGCTGTTAGTATTTTTTCAGGATAACCTAAAACATATTCAAATTTATTATTCTCAATTTTGATTTTTATTGTTTCTAAAGACGGATATTTATCGAAAATATCTTCTGAATTTATGTAATTGTCTTCGTTTGAATTTGGTGAAATACCATTTATTCTCTTAAATGACCAAATGGATATGTATCTAATTCCATTTGAGTATGATTCTTGTATTTCTTCATCTTCAGAATTAAACGAGTCGTCTGAAATTATTTCTGTTTCATTGTATTGTCTGATAAGGTCTTTAAGAAAAGAACTACCAAATAATCCAATTAATTCAAATTCGTCAAGATTCTTTTTCTTTATTCCTCCAAATTCTGTAATAATTTCAGATAGTTCTTTACGATTAACATATACTCCTGTTTTAAATTCATTGGGATTTAATGCTCCAAATTTATTAAGAATGTTTTTCTGTTTATTTGTGAGTTCTAATTTTTCGAATGTTAAGAATACAGAATTTACAGAGTAAAATCTTTCTGTAGGTAGACCTGGACCATACCAAATTAATGATTTGTAGCCATTAGCTCCTGTGTGAATATATTTTTCATCTAAAAAAGGTAATAAATTATTTTCATTAATAAATTTTCGTAAATATTGACCTTCAATATCTAGTTTTCTGTTTTCAGTAACTAATTTTACTTTCTTATAAGAATGTTCATTTATTTCTTTTGACCATTTAGGAAATCTATTGAGAACTTCAATTCCTTCTTTCCCGATTACTTGTTTTTTTAAATAAGATAAAAGTCCCATTATTTATTATTTTATTAATTGCTCAACCCAATTATCACATCTATTTCCAGTATTAACTGAAAATGACAAATCTTCGTTTTTTGGAAAAATTAAAAATACTTCCTTTAAAACTATATTTGTTTTTAATACGCATTCATTTTCAGTTAAATAATCTTTGTTACTATTAATAGTTGCTAATTCATTAATTTGATTTTTATCAATTTTGCTCATAAATAAAAACTGCGTCTTACCATTTCTTCCTTTTTCTGAAATATCATTATACATAAATTCAATACTATATGCATAATGTTCATCTTTAGTCCAATGACAACCAAAGTTCGATTTATCTAATTCTTTAATCGAGTTTAAGTAAATAGCTCTGTAAATTTTCATATTAATTTTGAGTTCTCCATCAATGAATGGCAATTAATTGATATGCCGAGTTTTAATTCGAAATGTCAGGAGTTAACGAAGTTATCTAAAATTAATATTAGAAACAAGCTAAAATTTACTTCTCTAAAAATTTCTAATATCAACAATATCTCCACTATTTAAAGTGTTTTCTGAGTCAACTTTAAAAATAGTTTCGGCAACAAATTTTGGTGTAAATAATTGATTGGTTTCTTTTAACTCTATAAAACGATCCAGGTTTTTAAAATCCGTTTTATCAGTATTTCTTATGTGAGTTTGCATATTTGTGTCTACAACTCCAGGATATATAGAAACACATTTTACGCCGTTTTCTATATCATTTTGTTCAGCAGCAATCGTTTTTGTCATCATATCTATAGCGGCTTTAGAAGTACAGTAAATAGACCAACCTTCATAAGGACTTTGAGCTGCACCAGAAGAAATATTTATAATTTGTCTTTTACCTTTTATATCTTCTGATAATTTAATAAATAAGCTAGATAAAATAAGTGGAGTAGTAGTATTTAGTTGTATTGTCTTGGTAATATCTTCTGCATCTATATTTTCTAAATTAGAAATTGTGCCTAATCTTCCAGCGTTATTTATCAATGTAATTGAGGAAACTTCTTCTTTTAAAATTTCTTCAAAAAGCATTGTAAAGGTCTTCGTAGTTTCTTGTAAATTACTTAAATCTACTGAAATTTGAGTAACATTTTGTAAATCAACAATACTTCTGGAAAGCGAATACACTTTATAGTTTTCTGTAGCGTATTTTTCAGCTAAAGCTTTTCCAATACCTTTGCTTCCGCCAGTAATAATAATTGTGTTCATATAATTTGTCATTCCTACGTATGCAGGAATCTATTTTTAAAATTAGACTAAATATATATAAAGATTCCTGTTTTTAAAGGAATGATAGTTTTATTTGAAGTATTTCTTAGATTCTTCCCAAAAAGCATCCATTTCTGCCAAAGACATATCGGAAAGTTCTTTGCCAGCTGTTTTAGCGGCTTCTTCTAAATACTGAAAACGATTAATGAATTTCTTATTGGTTTTTTCCAATGCATTTTCAGGATTTACATCAATAAAACGAGCGTAATTAATCATTGAAAATAAAACGTCTCCGAATTCTTTTTCGGTGTTTTCTTTATCTCCTTTTTTAATTTCTTCGTTTAGTTCGTTTAATTCTTCTTGAACCTTTTCCCAAACTTGATGTGGTTCTTCCCAATCGAAACCAACGCCAGCAACTTTTTCTTGAATTCTGCTAGCTTTTACCAAAGCTGGTAAGCTTTTAGGAACACCTTCTAAAACAGATTTTTTACCTTCTTTTAGTTTTAATTGTTCCCAGTTACGTTTTACATCTGCTTCATTTTCCACTTTTACATCGCCATAAATATGTGGATGACGATGTATTAATTTATCTGAAATACTATTGGCAACATCTGCAATATCAAAAGCTTTTTTCTCACTACCAATTTTTGCATAAAAAACAATGTGCAATAATAAATCGCCCAATTCTTTTTTAATTTCTGGTAAATCGTCTTCTAAAATAGCGTCTGCAAGCTCGTAAGTTTCCTCAATTGTAAGATGACGAAGACTTTCAAGAGTTTGCTTTTTATCCCACGGGCACTTCTCTCGAAGATCGTCCATGATGTCTAACAAACGGTTAAAGGCTGCTAATTGATCCTTACGAGTATTCATTTATTTTTTTAGTTTTTTTTAGTTTCGAAGTTGCATAGACTCAAAGTAACAAAGTTTTAGCCCAGTAAAGTTGAATGGTTTTGAAATTTGTCATTTTCACTAACAACTAACAACTAACAACTAACAACTAACAACTAACAACTAACAACTAACAACTAACAACTAACATAACAACTAACAACTAACAACTAACAACTAACAACTAACAACTAACAACTAACTATTCTTCCTCTTCAGTATTAGTTTTTTCACCTAAAGTTGCAAAATCAAATTCTGATTTAGCTAAAAGATTATACCATTGTACAACTTTTTTAATGTTAGATGTATACACTCTTTCTGCATCGTAATCTGGTAATACTTCAGCAAAATAAGCTTCTAATTTCTTGCCACTTTCTTTATGAGAAATTGCTTCTTTACCATCTTCTTTATCAGCAATAGCTTTTATAACAGCACCTAAAGGTACTTCTTTCTCGTACGTGTAAATTGCAATATTTTCTAATAAACTAACATTGTGTGTTGCTGTAATTGGAAAACGCTTGTCTTCTAATAAATTCTTTACAATTACACCTGTTTTAGTTTGTGATAAGATTTCAAATAATCCTGGTTTACCGGTTACGGCAATAATTTTGTTAAAGTCCATTTATTTATTTTTTATATTAGGAAAACGCATTCTGTATTCTGCATTTATTTTCCCTTTTGATATTTTTTCTAATTTTTTCTTGATTAATTTTTTCTTCAATGAAGAAAGTTTGTCGGTAAATAAAATACCTTCAATATGATCATATTCATGCTGAAAAACACGTGCAGCCAAACCTGTAAAAGTTTCTGTTATTGTTTTAAAGTTTTCATCTTGATATTCAACAGTAACGCTTTCTTGTCTAAAAACGTCTTCTCTAACATCAGGAATACTTAAACATCCTTCGTTAAAAGCCCATTCGTCTCCAGATTCTTCAATAATTTCTGCATTAATAAATACTTTATTAAAGTTTTTTAATGCTTCTCTGTCGCTTTCTTCTAATTCTTCATCTTCAGCAAAAGGAGAAGCATCAATAAGAAATAATCGAATGTCTTTCCCAATTTGGGGAGCCGCCAAACCAACACCAGAAGCATTGTACATGGTTTCTCTCATGTCAGAAATTAGTTTTTCTAAATTTGGATAATCTTTATCGATTTCTTTTCCAACCTTGCGTAAAACTGGGTCGCCATAAGCAACAATAGGTAAAATCATTTTTTAAATTTTAATGGATGCAAAATTATTAATTTTTTAGTTAGATATAGATTCTGAAGGTGTTTATTTGATGAGAAATTGAATATTTTACTATTTTTGTAAAAAATCTATTTTTATGATATTTAAATTCCCTTGGCAAAAAAGTACAACTGAAAACACTTTTTTTCTATCATACGATTCTCATAGAGATAATTTTGGAGACATTTTAAATCCAATTATAGCCAAAGAATTTAGTGAAAATAAAGATGTAAAGAAAATATCTAAAAGGAAGAGTTCTTATTTTGAACACTACTACATAATTGGTTCTATATTACAAAGATGTAATAAAAACACAATTGTTTGGGGTAGTGGAATTATTTCTGAAGATTCTGTAATTAAAGAAAAACCTAAAAAAGTTTTAGCTGTTAGAGGACCTTTAACTAGAAAGAAACTTTTAGAGTTTGGCATTGAATGTCCTGAGGTTTATGGAGATCCAGCTTTGTTATTACCAAGATTTCACAATCCAAAAAATATTGCGCGTAAGTTTGAATTGGGTATAATTCCTCATTATAGAGATAAAAAAAATAAAGAGTTACTTAAGTTTCTAAAAAGGAATCCAGGCATTAAAGTTATTGATGTTCAAAACAAAAATCCTTTAAAAGTTGTTGATGAAATTTTAGAATGTAAAAATATTATTTCTAGTTCTTTACATGGAATAATTGTAGCAGATGCGTATAATATTCCTTCTGTTTGGATTAATTTTTCTGATAAAGTTGTTGGAAACGGTTTCAAATTTAGAGATTACTTTGCTTCAGTAGGAAGAACAGAAAAATCGCCTTATGATTTTAATGAAATTAAAGATTTAGATAATCTTTTAGATCTTTTTAAAGAAGATTATACAATTAATATTGATTTGGATAAATTAGTTGCCGCTTTTCCTAATTAAAAACTACTTATATAAGTAAGATTGTAAAATTATTGTGGCACTGATTTCATCAACTAGTGCTTTGTTTCTAC of the Tenacibaculum todarodis genome contains:
- the def gene encoding peptide deformylase, whose protein sequence is MILPIVAYGDPVLRKVGKEIDKDYPNLEKLISDMRETMYNASGVGLAAPQIGKDIRLFLIDASPFAEDEELEESDREALKNFNKVFINAEIIEESGDEWAFNEGCLSIPDVREDVFRQESVTVEYQDENFKTITETFTGLAARVFQHEYDHIEGILFTDKLSSLKKKLIKKKLEKISKGKINAEYRMRFPNIKNK
- a CDS encoding polysaccharide pyruvyl transferase family protein — encoded protein: MIFKFPWQKSTTENTFFLSYDSHRDNFGDILNPIIAKEFSENKDVKKISKRKSSYFEHYYIIGSILQRCNKNTIVWGSGIISEDSVIKEKPKKVLAVRGPLTRKKLLEFGIECPEVYGDPALLLPRFHNPKNIARKFELGIIPHYRDKKNKELLKFLKRNPGIKVIDVQNKNPLKVVDEILECKNIISSSLHGIIVADAYNIPSVWINFSDKVVGNGFKFRDYFASVGRTEKSPYDFNEIKDLDNLLDLFKEDYTINIDLDKLVAAFPN